A section of the Cuniculiplasma divulgatum genome encodes:
- the dcd gene encoding dCTP deaminase, whose protein sequence is MNMSVYSDRKILELAREGNLIGENFDVLSVTPNGYDLRIDQVWVSGNVISGEAVIPAGTQFLVSTIEYIKMPEDAMGQIWIRSSYARKGVLGSFGAVDAGFHGNLTLSFLNASGSPVTVARGERIAQLVIHDMSSRPAESYGERSGNYQGSRGVTVKGRNIL, encoded by the coding sequence ATGAATATGTCTGTCTACAGCGACCGGAAAATCCTTGAACTTGCAAGGGAAGGAAATCTTATTGGCGAGAACTTTGACGTGTTAAGTGTTACGCCAAACGGCTACGATCTCAGGATCGACCAGGTATGGGTTTCCGGCAATGTGATTTCAGGGGAAGCAGTGATTCCTGCAGGTACACAGTTTCTGGTTTCAACAATAGAGTACATAAAAATGCCAGAGGATGCCATGGGCCAGATCTGGATAAGATCATCCTACGCCAGGAAAGGTGTCCTGGGGTCATTCGGGGCAGTTGATGCCGGATTCCATGGAAACCTGACACTTTCTTTTCTGAATGCATCCGGGTCCCCGGTGACGGTGGCCAGGGGTGAGCGCATAGCCCAGCTCGTTATTCATGACATGTCATCCAGGCCCGCTGAATCCTACGGAGAGAGATCAGGGAATTACCAGGGTTCAAGGGGAGTAACGGTTAAGGGCAGGAATATACTCTAG
- a CDS encoding cytosine permease — MSAEHTFAENTHKTFQIATEDDKNRTMKPSSLFFIWFAANLTIGDFAIGFIPISLGMPVDYAVVALIIGNITGGMLLGMMSMTGALTGKPQMALSLGPFGQLGSRVLAVLQWGNTLGWLTVNLVLASFALHVIVPGVSFLIPIFIVTAIVFALAYAGHNWIRRFEVAMSVVLGVMFAVISIRYFTTFSSTYSYHPSGLSPLIAFGITLASSFSYIMAWGPYASDYSRFTRKADRPRRSFGFTFAGGAIASFWIEIIGMAVAISAHAYISNPATALARYMGAYAAVGMISLFLGGIAANAINLFSNATSLNTAITRLTRNRALIIGVIVSLALGIIGYRNFYGFYETFLFILDYWITPWLGILIAHYFITGRNRSTGLASYSGISAYVLAILISVPFMSPGAVFEGPLAYYLGSVDISYYISFFASMILYITFNNYFRVNHARGAKPLG, encoded by the coding sequence ATGTCTGCCGAACATACGTTCGCTGAAAATACGCATAAAACCTTTCAAATAGCCACTGAAGATGATAAAAATAGAACCATGAAACCCTCATCGCTTTTCTTCATATGGTTTGCAGCGAACCTCACAATAGGTGACTTCGCCATAGGCTTCATCCCAATCTCACTGGGCATGCCCGTTGATTATGCCGTTGTGGCACTGATCATAGGAAACATAACTGGGGGCATGCTGCTGGGCATGATGAGCATGACCGGGGCTCTTACGGGCAAACCACAGATGGCGCTGAGCCTGGGGCCCTTCGGCCAGCTTGGGTCAAGGGTTCTTGCCGTTCTTCAGTGGGGCAATACGCTGGGCTGGCTCACCGTGAACCTTGTTCTGGCATCATTTGCGCTTCATGTCATCGTTCCCGGTGTATCATTCCTCATCCCCATATTCATAGTGACCGCCATAGTGTTTGCTCTGGCATATGCCGGGCACAACTGGATCAGGAGATTTGAAGTTGCGATGTCGGTCGTGCTGGGAGTAATGTTTGCTGTGATCAGCATAAGATATTTCACCACCTTTTCATCAACATATTCCTATCATCCATCAGGGCTGAGCCCCCTCATTGCATTTGGAATAACTCTTGCCTCATCCTTCTCCTACATCATGGCATGGGGACCCTATGCATCCGACTACTCCAGGTTCACAAGGAAGGCTGACAGGCCCAGGAGATCATTCGGTTTCACATTTGCCGGGGGAGCAATAGCCTCATTCTGGATTGAAATAATCGGGATGGCCGTGGCAATATCGGCGCATGCCTACATCTCCAATCCCGCCACGGCCCTTGCCAGATACATGGGCGCTTACGCTGCGGTTGGCATGATATCGCTGTTTCTTGGCGGAATTGCTGCAAATGCCATAAACCTGTTTTCAAACGCCACTTCGCTGAATACTGCTATCACCAGACTCACCAGGAACAGGGCACTGATCATAGGCGTCATTGTGTCACTTGCTCTTGGGATAATCGGATACAGGAACTTTTACGGCTTCTACGAGACATTCCTGTTTATTCTGGACTACTGGATAACGCCTTGGCTGGGCATATTGATCGCACATTACTTCATAACTGGCAGGAACAGATCCACGGGGCTGGCTTCATATTCCGGGATTTCTGCATATGTGCTGGCCATACTCATATCAGTTCCCTTCATGAGCCCTGGCGCTGTATTTGAAGGCCCGCTTGCCTACTATCTGGGTTCCGTGGACATCAGCTATTACATCTCATTCTTCGCCTCAATGATTCTTTACATTACTTTTAATAATTATTTCAGGGTTAACCATGCAAGGGGTGCGAAGCCCCTGGGATGA
- a CDS encoding SMC-Scp complex subunit ScpB, which translates to MDVVRKVEAVLYASESPMSAGDISSVIGEPREEVIKAIKKLARDYSARETCLAVARSGIRYKLQLKNEYSDIVAPVSRMEIDQVQVRILGFVAANPGALRGQIIQKYGERSRPLIHDLVKRKLLSEKRYRNTEAFDVTREFYRYFNIDRGELVSRIRKTEGEENAQ; encoded by the coding sequence ATGGATGTGGTCCGCAAGGTTGAGGCAGTACTGTATGCTTCTGAATCCCCCATGTCTGCTGGAGACATTTCCTCTGTGATCGGGGAACCCCGGGAAGAGGTCATCAAGGCAATAAAGAAGCTTGCAAGGGACTATTCTGCCCGGGAGACGTGCCTTGCAGTGGCCAGGTCTGGAATAAGGTACAAGCTTCAGCTTAAGAACGAATATTCTGATATCGTTGCTCCCGTTTCAAGAATGGAAATTGACCAGGTCCAGGTCAGGATTCTTGGTTTTGTGGCTGCGAATCCGGGTGCGTTGAGGGGGCAGATTATCCAGAAGTACGGGGAACGATCACGTCCTCTCATCCACGACCTGGTGAAGAGAAAGCTCCTCTCGGAGAAAAGGTACAGGAACACAGAGGCCTTCGACGTGACACGGGAGTTCTACAGGTACTTCAATATAGATCGTGGCGAACTGGTCTCCAGGATCAGAAAGACCGAGGGTGAAGAAAATGCCCAGTAA
- the purD gene encoding phosphoribosylamine--glycine ligase, which translates to MPSKILLVGGGGREDAVARRIVESGSQLFSALKNRNPSIISLSTDTLITDELNHSAILEFALRKGVDLAFIGPDPVLDTPLADTLISRGIRVASPTRLAARIETSKAYMRELLSRYEIPGNIEYHEAKSVQDLREMILDSTADYAVKPTGLTGGKGVKVMGIHLETRQDAFQYAKEVLERDGIVLLEEKISGEEFSQMVFTDGTHIMPMPLAQDFKRAYEGDVGPNTGGMGSITDSDHLLPFIDSGTRERALQIISSVINAMRSEGNEFRGIMYGQFMKTPHGPRVIEINARFADPEGINVLSISSGNFTEMLYSIADGNLRKSVDFRNSATVLKYVVPVGYGTAPRPGKLEIERNFENENLKVYYAAVSGTRENVVMSSSRALAVVGIADHIWDASDIVESGLKKIHGEYYVRHDIGTRDMIQKKISQS; encoded by the coding sequence ATGCCCAGTAAGATCCTGCTCGTTGGCGGAGGGGGAAGGGAGGATGCAGTGGCCAGGAGAATTGTTGAATCCGGATCCCAGCTCTTTTCCGCCCTTAAGAACAGAAATCCTTCTATAATTTCCCTGTCCACTGACACCCTTATCACTGATGAGCTGAACCATTCTGCAATCCTGGAATTTGCACTGAGAAAAGGTGTGGATCTGGCCTTCATTGGGCCCGATCCCGTGCTGGATACGCCTCTTGCAGATACGCTGATTTCCAGGGGAATTCGTGTGGCATCTCCCACAAGGCTTGCCGCCCGCATAGAGACGTCTAAGGCGTACATGAGGGAGCTTCTTTCCCGCTACGAAATACCCGGAAACATTGAGTATCATGAGGCGAAGTCGGTCCAGGACCTCCGGGAAATGATTCTTGATTCCACTGCTGATTATGCCGTCAAGCCCACCGGCCTTACGGGAGGGAAGGGGGTGAAGGTCATGGGGATTCACCTTGAGACAAGGCAGGATGCCTTCCAGTATGCAAAGGAGGTCCTGGAGCGTGATGGCATTGTGCTCCTTGAGGAGAAGATATCCGGAGAGGAGTTCTCACAGATGGTGTTCACTGACGGAACTCATATAATGCCAATGCCTCTGGCACAGGATTTCAAGCGGGCCTATGAGGGCGACGTGGGACCCAATACCGGTGGGATGGGTTCCATAACAGATTCTGACCACCTGCTTCCATTCATTGATTCCGGAACAAGGGAAAGGGCTCTGCAGATCATATCATCGGTGATTAACGCAATGAGGTCCGAAGGCAATGAGTTCAGGGGAATAATGTACGGCCAGTTCATGAAGACCCCCCATGGCCCGAGGGTTATAGAGATCAACGCCAGATTTGCCGATCCCGAGGGGATAAACGTGCTCAGCATATCTTCCGGCAACTTCACAGAAATGCTGTATTCCATAGCCGATGGAAATCTCAGGAAAAGCGTTGATTTCAGGAATTCCGCAACGGTCCTGAAGTATGTTGTACCGGTTGGATACGGAACGGCCCCCAGGCCGGGAAAACTTGAAATTGAAAGAAATTTTGAGAATGAGAACCTGAAGGTCTATTATGCGGCCGTCTCGGGGACCAGGGAGAATGTTGTCATGTCATCATCCAGGGCACTTGCGGTTGTGGGCATCGCTGACCACATCTGGGATGCATCGGATATCGTGGAAAGCGGCCTGAAGAAAATTCATGGCGAATATTACGTCCGCCACGATATAGGAACCAGGGACATGATCCAGAAGAAGATCAGCCAATCCTGA
- a CDS encoding EF-Tu/IF-2/RF-3 family GTPase, with translation MIKNLTVFTYDAADFLKVVAKKGTESDITLYHRKDGENVYTFLSPSRFPEKVSSLTDAMYPADIAVVNADMINRDFGEVVVAMDLMGISRGYFLVSNPDKIDVIKKMTANTTMRNFGFFSGNPMELLPELDKEKHVPRFQNTMVLIDHFFKVKSVGTVALGFVLGGQVEKHQKLICSYADKEVQVRSIQVQDEDQESAQSGVRVGLALKNIDSDELERGMFLSDTPFQYLSSFNGKLEISPFSKLNADDVQEIFVSDEMRYQRGMVDKSSVQLEKPILKIKNTLVVSTPNRSPRIFGRIRIG, from the coding sequence ATGATAAAGAATCTCACAGTATTCACGTATGATGCCGCCGATTTCCTGAAGGTTGTTGCAAAGAAGGGTACGGAAAGCGATATCACCCTCTACCACAGGAAAGATGGCGAGAACGTTTACACTTTCCTGTCCCCATCACGTTTCCCGGAGAAGGTCTCATCCCTTACCGACGCCATGTATCCTGCTGACATAGCAGTCGTGAATGCAGATATGATCAACAGGGATTTCGGGGAAGTTGTGGTGGCCATGGACCTGATGGGCATAAGCAGGGGTTATTTCCTGGTGAGCAACCCGGATAAGATTGATGTCATAAAGAAAATGACAGCAAACACCACAATGAGAAATTTCGGCTTCTTCTCGGGCAATCCCATGGAGCTTCTGCCTGAACTGGATAAGGAGAAGCATGTGCCAAGGTTCCAGAACACAATGGTTCTCATAGATCACTTCTTCAAGGTGAAGAGTGTTGGCACAGTTGCACTTGGCTTTGTCCTTGGAGGGCAGGTTGAGAAACACCAGAAACTTATCTGCTCCTATGCAGACAAGGAAGTCCAGGTAAGGTCCATCCAGGTGCAGGACGAGGATCAGGAATCCGCCCAGAGCGGTGTCCGTGTGGGCCTTGCGCTGAAGAACATTGATTCGGACGAGCTGGAGAGGGGGATGTTCCTGTCTGATACGCCTTTCCAGTACCTCAGCTCATTCAACGGGAAGCTGGAGATAAGCCCATTCTCAAAACTTAATGCGGATGATGTGCAGGAGATATTCGTTTCAGATGAGATGAGGTACCAGCGCGGAATGGTGGATAAATCCAGCGTCCAGCTTGAGAAACCCATACTCAAAATAAAGAATACCCTGGTTGTGTCAACGCCCAACAGGTCTCCCAGGATATTCGGCCGAATCAGGATTGGCTGA
- a CDS encoding ferrochelatase, whose translation MIHVILMAYGSPTRMEDVPAYLQGIYEGKPVPEYATRENTEKYAMVGGISPSNAIVDSLVRKISAKLSQGGEIDVILGNKHWSPWLDQSISSLSISNTDKIVAFPLFPFPSGGVKGSYLDPLEKALSRRNLNPEIRFINGIPSDVLADIWAPLVRKNYWKGDAVLFDAHSLPLFREKEDDYNAAFMSASRSTAEEAGLQEYFAGYQSRGKYGNRWLEPSIYEVLENIMAKGYRSLLAVPIGFLYEHLEILYDLDLEFGGKVKEMGMDYHRTGLPDDGDSLVDSVCRLVMNEVT comes from the coding sequence TTGATTCACGTAATTCTCATGGCATACGGAAGCCCCACAAGAATGGAGGATGTTCCTGCATATTTGCAGGGCATATATGAGGGAAAACCTGTGCCAGAGTATGCAACAAGAGAAAACACGGAAAAATATGCCATGGTTGGTGGAATATCGCCATCAAACGCAATAGTTGACAGCCTTGTCAGGAAGATCAGTGCAAAACTCTCTCAGGGCGGCGAGATTGACGTGATCCTGGGCAACAAGCACTGGAGTCCATGGCTGGACCAATCAATATCGTCGCTGTCCATCAGCAACACGGATAAAATTGTAGCTTTCCCGCTTTTTCCGTTCCCATCGGGTGGCGTCAAGGGATCGTATCTGGATCCTCTGGAAAAGGCACTGTCCAGAAGGAACCTGAACCCGGAGATCAGATTCATCAACGGCATTCCCTCTGATGTACTGGCAGATATATGGGCACCTCTGGTCAGGAAGAATTACTGGAAAGGCGATGCAGTTCTTTTTGACGCGCACAGCCTTCCATTATTCAGGGAGAAAGAGGATGACTACAATGCTGCCTTCATGTCAGCTTCACGCAGCACTGCAGAGGAAGCGGGCCTTCAGGAGTACTTCGCGGGTTACCAGAGCAGGGGGAAATACGGGAACAGATGGCTGGAGCCGTCAATTTATGAGGTCCTGGAAAATATCATGGCCAAGGGCTACAGATCACTGCTGGCAGTTCCCATAGGCTTCCTGTATGAGCACCTTGAGATCCTGTACGATCTGGATCTGGAGTTCGGGGGAAAGGTTAAGGAAATGGGAATGGATTACCACAGAACAGGCCTTCCAGATGACGGAGACAGCTTGGTCGACAGCGTCTGCAGGCTTGTAATGAATGAGGTGACCTGA
- the hemE gene encoding uroporphyrinogen decarboxylase → MNSFLSALKGDSHETIPVWYMRQAGRYLPGYTEIRRGMSMKDMCRDADTTIRITLEPVDRLGVDAAIIFSDIILPAESMGFAIDFVEGVGPSIKNSYVSDPSMRSINEFSSAEYGYSTYESIRRIKASRSSVPVIGFSGGPLTIASYLAGGRPDRDLYLTKKLIFSGDPGFLRLMQMVTDMVIENALSQWKSGADAIQIFDSWAGYLSPRQLSIYSERYLEQITSAIGNKIPVIYFSTQTGSMHQILSTAGFNFLSLDWRVELSEVGRSIGSEVGLQGNLDPSMVENAPDLAMREGLSIAMSMADRDNYIFNLGHGVLPNTRPETLLELTRKIHAVERRF, encoded by the coding sequence TTGAACAGCTTCCTGTCTGCGCTTAAGGGTGATTCCCACGAGACAATTCCGGTCTGGTATATGAGGCAGGCTGGCAGGTATCTTCCAGGTTACACGGAGATAAGGCGAGGTATGTCCATGAAGGACATGTGCAGGGATGCCGACACAACCATCCGGATTACTCTGGAACCTGTTGACAGGCTTGGAGTGGATGCTGCCATCATATTCTCTGACATAATTCTCCCGGCAGAATCCATGGGATTTGCCATTGATTTTGTTGAAGGTGTTGGGCCGTCCATAAAGAACTCATACGTTTCAGACCCCTCAATGCGTTCAATCAACGAATTCAGTTCCGCTGAATATGGTTATTCGACCTATGAATCAATAAGGCGCATAAAGGCATCAAGATCTTCAGTGCCAGTAATAGGCTTTTCAGGGGGGCCGCTCACAATAGCATCTTATCTGGCAGGAGGACGCCCCGACAGGGATCTGTATCTGACAAAGAAGCTGATTTTCTCTGGCGATCCAGGTTTTCTAAGACTCATGCAGATGGTCACCGACATGGTCATAGAAAATGCACTGTCTCAATGGAAATCCGGGGCCGATGCAATACAGATCTTCGACAGCTGGGCGGGATATCTTTCGCCAAGGCAGCTTTCAATTTATTCAGAAAGGTATCTGGAACAGATAACTTCTGCCATTGGAAATAAGATACCGGTGATTTACTTCAGCACACAGACAGGCTCAATGCATCAGATCCTGTCAACCGCAGGATTCAACTTTCTGAGCCTGGACTGGAGGGTTGAGCTTTCAGAAGTTGGCAGATCCATTGGCAGTGAAGTTGGGCTTCAGGGAAACCTGGATCCTTCCATGGTGGAGAACGCACCTGACCTGGCAATGCGCGAAGGGCTTTCAATAGCCATGTCCATGGCAGATCGTGATAATTACATATTCAACCTTGGCCATGGTGTACTTCCCAACACCAGGCCTGAAACACTGCTGGAACTGACCAGAAAGATCCATGCAGTTGAGCGAAGATTCTGA
- the asnS gene encoding asparagine--tRNA ligase encodes MQSIAQTLNESQLGKEVTLHGWVYRIRTSGKLTFIVLRDSTGIVQLLSSTKSLSEEQHKELSNLTVESSLEVSGIVKEDKRAVTGYEVEIKSYRIYQRNDSFPISRDLGEEFLLDNRHLWLRSREFTAVLKIRSTIFKAFNDFYYGNGYYQVQPPIMVSTATEGGSTLFKVPFFGEEVSLTQSSQFYLEAFIFSLEKVFTVSPSFRAEKSRTRRHLTEYWHAEAEVAWIGNEEMMQIEEKMIEYIVAKVVEENEEELKLLGRDIDFLRNIKAPFQRIRYADLMKMAQGWGLNLKYGDDLGADEERDIMVHFDKPVFVTHFPRSLKTFYHMPDPENPEEILCHDLLAPEGYGEILGGGERIWDLKQLEQRMAESNLDTRDYYWYLDLRRYGSVPHSGFGLGLDRLAWWIMKQETIRDAIPYPRTIRRTRP; translated from the coding sequence ATGCAAAGTATAGCACAGACACTCAATGAAAGTCAGTTGGGAAAGGAGGTGACCCTGCACGGCTGGGTCTACAGAATAAGGACCAGCGGCAAGCTTACCTTCATAGTTCTCAGGGATTCAACCGGGATTGTTCAGCTTCTTTCCAGCACCAAGAGCCTCAGTGAAGAACAGCACAAGGAGCTTTCCAACCTGACCGTCGAAAGCAGCCTCGAAGTATCCGGAATAGTGAAGGAAGACAAGCGTGCTGTAACAGGGTACGAGGTGGAGATCAAATCCTACAGAATATATCAGAGGAACGATAGTTTTCCCATTTCAAGGGATCTGGGTGAAGAGTTTCTCCTGGACAACAGGCACCTGTGGCTGAGGAGCCGGGAATTCACGGCTGTTCTCAAGATCAGGTCCACCATATTCAAGGCTTTCAATGATTTTTACTATGGAAACGGATATTACCAGGTCCAGCCTCCAATAATGGTATCCACCGCAACGGAAGGTGGATCAACGCTCTTCAAGGTCCCGTTCTTTGGGGAAGAGGTCAGCCTCACACAGAGTTCCCAGTTCTATCTGGAAGCATTCATTTTCAGTCTGGAGAAGGTATTTACAGTATCTCCAAGTTTCAGGGCAGAGAAATCCAGGACCAGGCGGCATCTCACGGAATACTGGCATGCCGAGGCAGAGGTGGCGTGGATCGGCAATGAGGAAATGATGCAGATCGAAGAGAAAATGATTGAGTATATTGTGGCAAAGGTTGTTGAAGAAAATGAGGAAGAACTCAAGCTTCTCGGCAGAGACATTGATTTCCTCAGGAATATAAAGGCACCATTCCAGAGAATCAGGTATGCTGATTTGATGAAGATGGCACAGGGATGGGGACTCAACCTGAAGTATGGCGATGATCTGGGCGCAGACGAGGAAAGAGACATCATGGTTCATTTCGACAAGCCAGTCTTCGTCACTCATTTCCCGCGTTCGCTGAAAACATTCTATCACATGCCTGATCCAGAAAATCCAGAGGAGATACTTTGCCATGATCTTCTGGCACCAGAGGGGTATGGCGAGATTCTTGGGGGAGGAGAAAGGATCTGGGACCTGAAACAGCTTGAGCAGAGAATGGCCGAGAGCAACCTCGACACCAGGGATTATTACTGGTACCTTGATCTGAGAAGGTACGGCAGTGTGCCGCACTCAGGTTTTGGCCTTGGCCTGGACAGGCTGGCATGGTGGATCATGAAGCAGGAAACCATAAGGGATGCCATACCTTACCCAAGGACAATCAGGAGAACAAGGCCTTGA
- a CDS encoding DUF309 domain-containing protein, whose protein sequence is MVRYLIVVQAETSKLIEKLESAGAFYIMARNHTDCTEIDFQTREEINMANLSLENLSFFVFTQLISDENNKPAYNEKSTQTAIFIANWLIGKERYWETHELLEDIWHISHSNFREYFHGLTLLAVAGVQWQTNREDIARSTYHRALTRLRSSGINMEFVESLPQTYIYPLKVRIPEDMHMAE, encoded by the coding sequence TTGGTACGGTACTTGATAGTGGTGCAGGCTGAAACAAGCAAGCTGATAGAAAAACTTGAAAGTGCAGGAGCTTTCTATATAATGGCAAGAAACCACACAGATTGCACAGAGATTGATTTCCAGACCAGGGAAGAGATTAATATGGCAAATCTTAGCCTGGAAAATCTTTCTTTCTTTGTTTTTACCCAGCTGATTTCAGATGAAAATAATAAGCCAGCATACAATGAAAAAAGTACGCAAACGGCAATCTTCATAGCAAACTGGCTCATTGGCAAAGAACGATACTGGGAAACCCATGAACTGCTGGAGGACATCTGGCATATTTCACACAGTAACTTCAGGGAGTACTTCCATGGCCTCACCCTGCTGGCCGTCGCCGGTGTCCAGTGGCAAACCAATAGAGAGGATATAGCCAGGTCAACCTATCATCGTGCACTCACAAGGCTCAGAAGCTCTGGAATCAACATGGAATTTGTTGAATCTCTACCTCAGACGTATATCTATCCATTGAAGGTCCGGATCCCGGAAGATATGCACATGGCAGAATAG
- a CDS encoding 2'-5' RNA ligase family protein translates to MEYFIAITPSKEYGEIITRFQRSWPNNALPDFVEPHITVKSQAGLNEDEYWIDSIKTICRNFAMFNLSLKGVKSFGKSVVYLGVESDRIHVLHRKIVEAISPNPENSRRYYELDLYEPHLTLGSKEFGMSEVELSEMKKLANNCLHDFQPFIVKSLKIYKLSETKYQKIHEIDLKQTGSDKIF, encoded by the coding sequence GTGGAATATTTTATTGCTATCACACCCTCGAAGGAATATGGAGAAATAATAACGCGATTCCAAAGAAGTTGGCCAAATAATGCCTTACCAGATTTTGTGGAGCCCCACATCACTGTTAAATCCCAGGCCGGTCTGAATGAAGATGAATACTGGATAGATTCTATAAAAACAATTTGCAGGAACTTCGCAATGTTTAATTTGTCATTAAAGGGTGTAAAATCCTTTGGAAAATCTGTTGTATATCTTGGTGTAGAATCCGATAGAATTCACGTATTGCACCGGAAGATTGTGGAAGCGATCTCCCCCAATCCTGAAAATAGCAGAAGATACTACGAGCTTGACCTTTATGAGCCACATTTGACATTAGGGTCGAAAGAATTCGGAATGAGTGAAGTTGAACTGTCAGAAATGAAAAAACTTGCAAATAATTGTCTTCACGACTTTCAACCGTTCATTGTAAAGTCGCTAAAAATTTACAAGCTATCTGAAACTAAGTATCAGAAAATTCATGAAATTGATTTAAAGCAAACAGGATCAGATAAGATTTTCTGA
- a CDS encoding type II toxin-antitoxin system HicB family antitoxin — translation MKFTVILEPQKDGGFTVSVPALPGCISEGENREEALKNIKEAIELYLEVLKEDGKPIPQDVGEEVLLDA, via the coding sequence GTGAAATTTACAGTTATACTTGAACCACAGAAAGATGGGGGGTTTACGGTGAGTGTACCAGCACTCCCTGGTTGCATCTCTGAAGGGGAGAATAGAGAAGAAGCTCTCAAAAATATCAAGGAAGCAATAGAATTATATTTGGAAGTTTTAAAAGAAGACGGAAAACCTATACCCCAGGATGTTGGCGAGGAAGTCCTTCTGGATGCCTAA
- a CDS encoding type II toxin-antitoxin system HicA family toxin translates to MPKLPVVSGEVVIKALSKRGFILRKGKGDHVIIQSKDGYRNIVVPLHKELKPGTLRAIIKQSGLTVEDFVNLL, encoded by the coding sequence ATGCCTAAACTTCCAGTTGTATCTGGAGAAGTTGTAATCAAAGCACTCTCCAAAAGAGGTTTCATTTTAAGAAAAGGAAAAGGTGATCACGTTATAATCCAGAGCAAAGATGGATACAGGAACATAGTTGTTCCATTGCATAAAGAACTGAAGCCGGGAACCTTAAGAGCAATTATTAAACAATCCGGTCTAACTGTAGAAGATTTTGTGAATCTATTATGA
- a CDS encoding type II toxin-antitoxin system CcdA family antitoxin, with translation MTKLVSIRVDEQTLAEAKRLKINYSEVMRESLKNEIERRNDKEFLESISKIHRMLKNVDRNQILADLREDRDQR, from the coding sequence ATGACAAAACTTGTAAGTATACGTGTGGATGAACAGACGTTGGCAGAAGCTAAGAGGTTGAAGATAAATTACTCGGAGGTAATGAGGGAGTCATTGAAGAATGAGATTGAGAGAAGAAACGATAAAGAATTCTTAGAAAGTATTTCTAAGATACACAGAATGCTAAAGAACGTTGATCGTAACCAAATTCTTGCGGATTTAAGAGAAGACCGGGATCAAAGGTGA
- a CDS encoding type II toxin-antitoxin system VapC family toxin → MVLSYVLDSSSLFTLFFLDSEEKVHKILKESSVLDLTGYEIGSILTKGNDGHIRGLEREIILDLTKEIQKVIANIRVIRLNALDITEIMKLSLSTGLTFYDSSYVFYSKFHQMALLTDDKEMYREAKKLGLEVKKVQEVFN, encoded by the coding sequence GTGGTTTTGAGTTATGTTTTGGATTCAAGTTCACTCTTCACTCTATTCTTCTTGGATTCGGAAGAAAAGGTGCATAAAATTCTAAAAGAGTCCTCTGTGCTGGACCTAACTGGTTACGAGATTGGTAGCATACTAACAAAAGGAAATGATGGTCATATAAGGGGGCTCGAAAGAGAGATCATACTAGATTTGACAAAAGAAATCCAGAAAGTAATTGCCAATATCAGAGTGATTAGACTTAACGCTTTAGATATAACGGAAATAATGAAACTTTCACTATCAACCGGACTCACTTTTTATGATTCATCGTATGTTTTCTACAGCAAATTTCATCAGATGGCTTTGTTGACCGACGACAAGGAAATGTATCGGGAAGCCAAGAAGCTGGGTTTGGAGGTCAAGAAAGTACAAGAGGTTTTCAATTGA